DNA from Meleagris gallopavo isolate NT-WF06-2002-E0010 breed Aviagen turkey brand Nicholas breeding stock chromosome 12, Turkey_5.1, whole genome shotgun sequence:
GGGAGGAATTCTCACGAGGTGCTGAAAATTCAAAGGAAAGAATTGATAAAAACAAGCACACCAACACCGTCGTGGTTCTTGCCATATGAAAGCCTGGTTTTGGTGTTGCATGTCTCATCTTGTTGACCAAATTCAGGATCAGAAGACGACAGAAACAAAAGCTTGCTGGCTGTGTTGTGCCAAGCGATGGCGTTGTGCTGCAGAGGTCAAAGATGAGTCATAAGTGAGTGGAACTTTTTAAAGAGAAGGATGGTTCAAATGGTAACATCTTATTAATACAGGGAGCTGTGCTACATAGCAGAGAACCTACAGCACTGCGTTTCTAATACAACCTGCAGAATTCTTGCAGGAAAaaagtgctgctttctgtgttgTTACCAAATGTCCAATTCCCACGACTTAGATTGTTTGTGCATTCACAGGTTGTTTTATTATAATCTCAATACAGTTTCTTCTTCCTGATTAAATAATTCCACTTCCTTTCATTGCAGGTTCTTCAGAATGAAGATACAGAGAAACCACTAAAGAAAGTTGATCCTCAGCTCTTAAAAATGGCATTGAGCCCTTACCCCAAACTCAGAGCTGCTCTTTTTCCCCCTTGCACCTCTCATGGAATTTTGCCATCTGACATCTCCCTTTACCACCTTGTTCAGGTATGCAGAATGATTCTTGCTCTTGCTAGAGCTATTTGGTTTGCTGTAATTCTGGGCAAATACCTTTTATTTCACATCTGTGGTATGAACTAAACTGCAAGCTGGAAGAAATGCCatagaagatttttttattagGAAAATGGTAGCTTTGCTGAGATCTCACTGCAGCAAAATACTTGAATGTGTGTTTCCTTGTTTCCTTAAACTAAAATCAAAGTTTTGGTGCACTTATTTATCCACTCAGTAGATGAGGATACAAACATGTATCTTTGGGAGAGAATTAGCAAGATTTGTCATTGCTTGATGGCAGCACAGGCAATTCTAGAGTATCTGCTACTGTGGGTCcctgaaatattttctagtCTGAACAGATGAGAAAATGTTAAGGTGTCTTAATGTATCTTGTGTCTCATCTTTTAGTCATTAGTGCCCTTTGACCCCAGTAAGTTATTTGGCTGGCAGTCGACAAATACCCTTGCTGTATCAGGTAAGTTAGTTTCATGGTttttatggttttcttttttaaccacGATTGTAGGATCACCTTCCTGTGGAACAGTTGGGCAGAAAAACTTAAAGTAAAGGCCATTCCTTTTACAGCAAAATGACATATTTCACTAAAATCTTGTTGTGAAGTGAAATAGTGTCTGGCTGGGTTATCTTTTTCTGCTAAGCTCTTCATAGacgtattttttttcctgagcgtattatgaaatagaaaagcagtattttgttttaaaaaacaagtttgaGCCTCTGAAAAAGTGATCAGTCACAGCTGTTAGAAAATGTTACTGCTGGAGTTCTGATGTTACGGTAAGAATTGGAATTTCAGTGGGATTTGGGTATGCTGACATTTGAGGTGTGGGATTGTCATTGTGTGTTTAGTTGTTGAAAgccattttctgtgtttaaatcAACTGCTGGTCGGCTCATAAAAGCAATAATATTCCTTCTAGATGCATCAAGTGACCTTCCTCATTTCTCATCCCCTGAACTGGTGAACAAATACGCCATAATGGAACGACTGGACTTTTTGTACTACCTGCGCCATGGGCGTCCATCTTTTGCCTTCGGAACATTTTTGGTCCAGCAGTTGGTCAAGAGCAAAAGCCCCAAACAGCTGTAAGTTACCTCAGAAATGGTGGTGTGGTAGTTCTGCAGAAGTTACCATCGAGCACAGGGAATAATGTCAgtcctctccagcagcagcctgctgctgtgccttgTATCTCTTTGAAGCTGCAGGTGTGCTGGGAATCTATCCAGTGCCACTTGTTTCTAAATATCTTGTTTGTATTTTAGTCACTGTATGTTTCTTGTCATCGTTCCTGCACAAATCAGTAAGTATCTCTTGTGTGAACAGCTGAGGTTTGGGCTGAAAGGAAATCAAACCTCCGTGTGGGCTGAGGTACTGAGTGCTGCAGAAAGTCAGTGTAAGACTCGAGCATGCCTGATTGTTTCAGTTGCTGATGGAAGTGTTCAGACATGCAGtgagccagctgctgctgcagcccctggtTATCTGTGCAAATCCCTGTCAGGTTCTTTAGGCTGCAGTGCTTGGCTTGCAAACTCCACAATGGGACATTCTGCAGTTAAGAACTGCTGAcagtcatttttaattaaatttaatgtaAACTGCACTGgctttgcttatttaaaaaaaaaaaagtttcttgtAAACTGCTCATTTTTTGACCATCTGTCATATGTGGGACTTCATTCTCAGacctcaggttttttttctaaatgcgAAACTTGGTTTATGAACACTTCTCATGCTGATAAAGTCCATGCATTTAGCAAACTGTGTTAGGTATGTgattgaaaatgaattaaaaatcatGTTTATTGAATGGTGCTCCTTTTGTTTCAGGATTCAGCAAGCAGGAAATGAAGCCTTTCTTCTGGGCCTCTCTTTCTTCAATACGCCTTCAGTAGCAGCTGCCTGCGTGTGCTTTCTGGAGCTGCTTGGGCTCAGCAGCCTCAAACTGAGAGTTGATATTAAGGTTGCAAACATGATATTCAGTTACAGAACCAGAAATGAGGAGTCTCAGCACAATCAAATAAGGGAATCTTTGGGTATGCGTGTTTTTCGCTCTCTTTAGCCTAGCGTGCTTTTATTCATTGGAAAGAGAAGCAGTGATCAGCTGGCAGATGGTGCTTACCATCTCAGGAATGCAGTGACAGTTTGAAGAGTTTGATTTGAAGAGTTAAAACTCTTGCTGTTCACGTGCTCCTGCTTCCTACCCATTCCAAACGAGGCAGGAGGGCTGTAAGGTGACGTGCAGGCAGAATGGCAGCAGTATCTGACAGATGCTATCAAACAGCTGCCTAGGGCTCTATTAAACACCTCAGTAAGGTCCTTGCTAACGCTGTAACACAACTAGAGGACTAAACAAAGGTTTTCTCTTTTGCACTTGGAAAGTTGTCTGCAACCACAGTGGAATCAGATGTTCAAAGCTgtaaagaaatcaaatttaTCCTAGGAATAACTGGAAAGTTGGATTACTGActgcacatctgcagctgtCTTCTGTCCTAGTGCTGGCTGTTGTTGAAGTGTTTGCAGTAATAGAACTTGTGCTTCCCGTTAATCCTGATACTACTGCTCTAATCTCAGCAATGGTAATGTATTCTTTTTGAACAGTTGAACAGTTAATGAGATTGGCTGATGgtgaaaaagcagcaacagaagaAGTTCTTAAATCCTTAGAAGAAGCCTTTTGGGATTCAATTGAGCATCAAGGAATAAAGAGGTAAGGAAAATGACTTGAAGGATTATGATGGCAAATTGAAATTGAGCGTTGAATTTTATCATTTGTAATTTCAGACACTGAGATCTGGGTGTGTTTTATTGTAGTACACTGGATAACAGTATTTGAGTTTAGCATACAGTTCCAGGGTCAAGTAGCAGAGGCAAGAGAGGCGTGCTGGCAAGAATTACAGAGTTCTGTCAGCACATCTGACTTACTGCTCCACAGAGACACCTGGGAGGGAAGGCTGTGGGATTATTCTCAAAGCTTTTGTTGTCAAGACAGAGGCTTCATGGAAGGGAATGCGGACAGACTGTGGTGGTGTGGGAGCTCCTGCAGGGCTGACATAGCTGAGGTGAGGTCAGTGGGATGTGCAGGTGCTGCCATTTGCAGGTGTGGATCTTGGGCCATAGTTACACACTGGTGACATCTGATAGGAACATCAGTTCATTCCAGCAGAAGCTTAAAGGTTTGTTCTtatgtgtttttcctttttttaatttttattttaaattctgtgcAGGACATCCAGCGACTCCAGACGGCAGTGGTCCTTGGTGATGCAGTTCTGCAAACTCCATACGACGAAACTGAGCACCTCATACCTGAAGGAGTGTGCTAAATCCAACGACTGGCTGCAGTTCATCATCCAAGCCCAGCTGTACAGCTATAAGCCAGATGAGGTGAGCTGTCTGTGTATGGTTTTAAATGAAGACAGAGATCTTCATGAATGCTCGTTGTGATGTTCtccaaaaaaagagaaaagaggagaagagaagaattttggtactgttctttttttattgaagGGATGGCTCCCATATGTTCAGTAGAAGTTACACTCCTTTTGGTTTTAAgtgtaatttaaaattaataaaatattgccAGTAGGTAACAATTAAATGCAATTTAGAAAAGATAATGGGAAGAAGCTCACTGGAAAATTCCAGCTTATGAGACACTTAGCAGTCctctttgtttttaaccttAATCCTTCTGTTGCTTTCTCGAGAAGAAAATGTGTAACTCCACAACTGGAGGAGTTGTGTGTCATCGTACACTGGTGGCAGTATGAGAGATGAGAAAAATGGGTTCTCTGGGAGTCACTGTAGCTTCACGTAAAAGGGGAGCTTCAATATTTCAGTGGAATAATTCACATCTGCAAACACGTTTCCTTCTCAGCTCTCCAGAAGCATTCTGAAGAATCGAATGTGAAAGGTGTCTGACTTTTGTGCACATGTAGAGCCTCAGTCAGCCTTGCCCCTCGTCCCCCTTGGGCCTTGCTCTGCATGCTGCTGTCATTGTTTTCCTAGGTCACGTCTGTCCTTGAAGGCTTCGCTCCCGTTATACAGCATCACCTGATGTTGGCTCTGGAGAAGTCACCGCTTCTGCACGGCGCTGCGGGGGGTcctgagggcagcactgggagcagacATGCAGACGGTCTCTTCCAAATCCTTTTCCGGTGTCAGGAGGGCCCCAGTGCTTCGTGTCACCTTTTGGCTGAAGGACTGAGAGACCACGCTCCCATTCTGAGTGTTTTAGCAGCGTGTTTCCCTGTGAGTACTGCCTGAGTTATTTATCTTTTAGAGGAATAGATAATTAGCAATTGAGATGCTCTTATTGTGCAGTTGCTATACTCAGTAAATATGTAGGTTGCACTCATCaatttttctcaatttctgtGGAAATTGTTGTGAGTTGTCTCACACATTTGGCCAACTTGTGTGTCATGAAGTGACATTTTTTGTCTGGTCATTACAAACCCATCATTTTATTTGACAGGAGGCTGACATTATTCACTGTCTCTGTGTCTGGATAATTACCAGTGTGGATAATGTTACCAGATCTGAAGCAACAAAACATATTCAGAGCTCAGTAGAAAATCACAAGTGGGATCTTCATGACCTGTCACTTATCTGGAAAgtgtttttaagaaagcaaaaatgtcaAACACTTATAAGGGGATTCCAGCTCTTTTTAAAGGTAAGGCCATGTCATTGAGTGAGCGTAAGTGCTTGAGTGCAGCTCACGTCTTCTCGGAGGGAAGAACGCCTGTAGATTCCCCTCTGTCTTGTTCTTTGTGGTCTGGGTAGCCTGGATGTGATATATTGAACAACACAGCCAAGTAAGGAGATCTTTGAATGGAAGTTCTTCCAACCATTACAGGCTTGAAGATCACACCTCAAGCTTGCATGCAGTGTTAATAAATGAGAACGTTATTGTTCTGGTTAGGAACAGAATTCTTCCTTTACTGAAGTACTTTTAGGGAAGAGTTATAATCTGTTTTTGTGTCTTAAAGGATTCCCCTTTACTGCATATACTGGAGATGTACGATCTGTGCATGAACTGTAAAAAATACAACGAGGCTAAAACCAAACTGGACGAGTTTCAGAAACTCCTCACAAATGTAAGGATTCGTTTTCTGTGAATGTCTTTGCAGTGATTTCCCCCCTATTAGAATGTGGCAGCTATCTGATGTCTTATATTGAAGTTATAAGTGTTCAGAGTGATCTAGGAGCTGATTCTTTTTGAATGAATTGTTTGCAGCAGATTCTTTTGATAGGTGATGGAAGAAAGTAGTTGATTATTTGTTTCAAACctgcagtgtatttttcttagtcttATTCTGAGTTGCTACAGCAGGCTAAAATGCCACTGTAGCTTTCATGTGTGAGCATTTCATTGTTTGAGGGCTGACACTGACTCAGGTAGGACCACTGTTGGAATTATCTGTGGtattctgtgctgtgctgataGACCAGTGACTTACAGGGGCTGCCTGTTCGAGAGAGAGAGCTGTTCTTAAGTATGCCCCTGGGTTTCTGAAAGCATCAGTGCCATTGCTTTGGTTCTGGCAGTTGTTAGCAGTTGTACAAACGCCTCTTTGACAATTGCTCAGTGAACTCAATTGCCATTTAGAACTGAAGTCCATTTAGAACACTGACTTAGCAGTCAGTTCTCAAAGGATCAAAGTGGTTTCATTCTGTGTTCCTTGTTTGTCACACAAGGATTTGCATACAGATAACCtcagtgctttcctttccaCTGTGATTTTCTAGTCCCATGAATGTCTTCGGAATCAGCGCTGCATGCCATAATGCTTcgttgttttccttcctgcaatTCAAGCTAATGCTGctcactttccttttcctgtgcaCCACTCACACAGTGAATGTGCTTATGAAGTGTACAGAAGTGTGCTGAGCTGTTGATCTAACCATTTATTTTAGCTATCTGTTCATCCTTCTTGCAGTTCTGTCTCCTCCTCAGCTTCGTGAGCCCTGCAGTAAAACTGACTGCCTTCAAATGGAAGTCCAACATACGTGGGTGATGGAGCATCCCCCCGTGGGGCTGGCACGTGGTGTTTCCTGAAGGAGTTCGATGTGGAGCATCTCTGATAACCAGTGTGATTGTCAGCAACGTGCAGAATAAACTCACCGAAAATAAGCCCCAAACTCACAGTTCTTTTTGTACGCACAGCTTAAGAGCGGCGATGGACCGGCAGCTTCTCAAGTCCCTGTGCAGTGGCTGGAATCACAGGCCTTGTTTCTTCTGGAGTTGATGCTGCAGCAGTGTAGGACAGAATACGAATTGGGAAAGCTCTTACAGCTGCTTGCTGCAACAGATGATCTCCTGCTTGCTGGTAAATAGAGCTGCTCTGTGAGGTGAAATGACGGCTTTGACCTGCAGTGCAGTGTTACTGGAGTGACTGAAGGCGATTACTTGGCGTGTGTTTGTGGTGCTTCATTCAGTGAGAGAACTGGGGTAACCAGAACTGGTTCTTATGGTGAACTGCAGTGATGAAAGTTGTGTGCAAGTCTGGTTGGGAATATGGGTAAGCACAGGTGTGTGCTGGTGAGGGGCACACCTTATCTACAGAAGTATTTCAGTTCTGGGCTTAGATACATTTTTAGTCCCATGTAAGCTTTAGAGTGTAAAATCTGTGCTCCTCTGGCAGGCTGCATGCTGGCATTGGCATAAGCTGAGTTCAAAACCAACTGCTGTCACTGTTTGTGCCCCATTGAAACAGGCCCTCATGTGAAGAAACTCTGTGCGCTCAGTGAGATCCTGAAGGGTTCCTCCGTGTCCATTAATCCCTCCATGCTGACCAGATTCAGCCCAGAAACGTTTCAGAATGAGTGCAGATCAATTCTGGAGCAGCTCCAAGAGAAAGGAATGTTCTCTCTGGCTCGGAaggtggcagtgctggctgaACTGCCTGCAGACAGCGTGGTTACCCGAGAGGTACGGCACAGGGCAGCAGTGATGGTCACCTCCTGGTGCTTCTGTTACTGGCAGCATCGAGAATATAgctttatgtttgtttgttttggaagcTTTGTAAAACCTGTGTGAATTTTGCAGATTCTAAGAGATCTACATCTTTTAAGAGACATGGGAGAGTGGGATCAAGATCAGATAAGAAttaaattctggaaaaaatgtaACGACAGCTTCATGAAAAATTCCATCTCCAGCCAAGCTGCATCGGATTTCTTTTTGAATCAGGCCAACGTGGTGGTTGAATCCTCAGTTCAGGAGAAGATAAAGAGCATTACAGAGAGACATTTGCTGCTTACCCTGGCTGGCCATTGGCTAGCCAAGGACGTCTCGATGGCGCTGGACAAACTAGAAGAGATAGAGAAAGAGATCTGGATTTGTCGTATCACACAGCAAACTCTGTCCGCAGATGAGGGGTCAGGCAGGTCGAGgtgctcctcctgtgctgcagtgaaTGGGGATTTTACTTTTGACAACTTGGCCaaggagttttctttttcaaagctaCCTGCTCTGAACACACCAAACTACTTAAAGGTGGAGGGTCTGGAATTCAGGGAGTGTCAGCAGACCTTGGCTGGTGATGAGGAGGCGGCGCTCAGGTTTCTGCTCGGATGCCTTCTCGATGAAGGGAGCGTGCACGAGGCCAGCCGTGTGTGTCGCTATTTCCACTTCTACAGCAGAGATGTTTCACTGGTGTTGCACTGCAGAGCCCTGGCCTCGGGGGAGGCTGACCTGGACAAACTGCACACAGATATTCAGGCTCTTGTAGCAGCAGAGAAGACGCAGGAAAGCAGCGCGTCGCAGCAGAGCAGAGTCCCGAGCAGTAAGTAGCACTGATTCAGCCACCTGACAAGTAATGAAGCTGTCCTCCTAAAGGACTCTTCTTAGTTACTGTTTCCCCGAAGTTTCTGCAGGTTATTTATTTGGTTCCAAAGTCCTGCAATGCACCCAGGCTCGATGTGTTTCAGAGTCTCAACCATTTGTTTTTTCTAGTTCACAATTCAGGTGAAGCATTGCTGAGCATGATCGGTGTTCCTGCTTCTGGAACGCAGGCTCTCGTAAATCTTGAGTGCATTTGTGGAGCTGATGCATGGAACTACTTTCATGAATGTATTTGTCTGAATTCTTTGTGCATTGTAGTGGGTTTAGTGTTTCTTAGTAGTAGTTCTGTATAAAACACCATGTGCCTATTCATGAAGTACGAACTAGAAAGGTTTCCAGTACTGAGATGTGTAAGGCTTAATAAGAATAGAATGGGGTAAATGAAGCCTAAGCCATCAGAAACACTGCTGAACCCATTTCCTTGCTCTCATCTGCTTAGGAATTCTAATCTAAGGTGGTGTggatatttttaatcatttgtgTTCTGCCATATTGTGTATATTGTAacaataatgataataatagaCCACTGGTATCAAGAGTTCAGTTTTCAAAGGCTGAGAAAGTATGCTGAACTTGCTGCAGACTTGTGAGGTCTTGCTGCAGGTGGGAGGCTTGCTGCTACCTGTCTTTGTGAGGCAGGAATTCGTAATGTTCTTGTTTCCAGCATCCAGCTTAGAGGACTGGACGCACATTGCAGACCCATCTCTGGATGATCAGATCGTCCTCAGTCTGAAGGCTCTCACAGATGAATGTGTCCATGGGAGGAACTACTGCAGACAGGTTCTCTGTCTGTACGAACTTTCTAAGGTATGGCTC
Protein-coding regions in this window:
- the LOC100549373 gene encoding spatacsin isoform X1; translation: MIDFVHQVESLYSESFQENKEMQSLSSVKNWRQEQDSSKHLATLESLLDHDGRRVPSREVRVMLNWAQWWDELLRDLILLPRKQGQGLATCNPEALWMHLTAQHDWLKITSWIEECEPNHSSCGQSKWPPLTASIVDQNTLCSGYMRNDILNKLARNGIFVLSELEDFELLLQRLVSLGGVLQNPHPVPKYSTASGLDFHARFVLHCLEHNLQYMLYTYLDYYSLTPSNCPILDDKELHEAHPWFEFLVQCRGVASNPRDPKMIFQASLANAQILIPSNQASVSSMLLEGRTLLALATTMYAPGGIDQVLQNEDTEKPLKKVDPQLLKMALSPYPKLRAALFPPCTSHGILPSDISLYHLVQSLVPFDPSKLFGWQSTNTLAVSDASSDLPHFSSPELVNKYAIMERLDFLYYLRHGRPSFAFGTFLVQQLVKSKSPKQLIQQAGNEAFLLGLSFFNTPSVAAACVCFLELLGLSSLKLRVDIKVANMIFSYRTRNEESQHNQIRESLVEQLMRLADGEKAATEEVLKSLEEAFWDSIEHQGIKRTSSDSRRQWSLVMQFCKLHTTKLSTSYLKECAKSNDWLQFIIQAQLYSYKPDEVTSVLEGFAPVIQHHLMLALEKSPLLHGAAGGPEGSTGSRHADGLFQILFRCQEGPSASCHLLAEGLRDHAPILSVLAACFPEADIIHCLCVWIITSVDNVTRSEATKHIQSSVENHKWDLHDLSLIWKVFLRKQKCQTLIRGFQLFLKLKSGDGPAASQVPVQWLESQALFLLELMLQQCRTEYELGKLLQLLAATDDLLLAGPHVKKLCALSEILKGSSVSINPSMLTRFSPETFQNECRSILEQLQEKGMFSLARKVAVLAELPADSVVTREILRDLHLLRDMGEWDQDQIRIKFWKKCNDSFMKNSISSQAASDFFLNQANVVVESSVQEKIKSITERHLLLTLAGHWLAKDVSMALDKLEEIEKEIWICRITQQTLSADEGSGRSRCSSCAAVNGDFTFDNLAKEFSFSKLPALNTPNYLKVEGLEFRECQQTLAGDEEAALRFLLGCLLDEGSVHEASRVCRYFHFYSRDVSLVLHCRALASGEADLDKLHTDIQALVAAEKTQESSASQQSRVPSTSSLEDWTHIADPSLDDQIVLSLKALTDECVHGRNYCRQVLCLYELSKELNCSYSEMSALDPEKVLRAILSSQQAERCRRAQAFITTQGLQPETVAELVAKEVVQELLASSEGKGQKQVSNPAAESQAFLQLAKLCQDHTLVGMKLLEKISSVPRGELSCITELLILAHNCFSLTCHMEGITRVLQAARLLTDEHLAPNDEYGLMVRLLTGIGRYNEMTYIFELLHEKHYFEVLMRKKLDPSGTLKTALLDYIKRCRPGDSEKHNMIALCFSMCREIGENHEAAACIQLKLIESQPWEESLQDVANLKKLLMKALTLFIDAAESYSKDSCVRQALRCRRLTKLITLQLHFLSTGQSTMLINRSRQNLMECIVSLPRFYQAAVVAEAYEFVPDWAEVLYQQVIAKGDFTYLEEFKQQRLLKPALFEEIAKKCKQHPPTDGALRNLKRLLAYCEDISTYYRLAYDNKFYDVVNMLLKDAQTGCCLNDMLSN
- the LOC100549373 gene encoding spatacsin isoform X3; this encodes MIDFVHQVESLYSESFQENKEMQSLSSVKNWRQEQDSSKHLATLESLLDHDGRRVPSREVRVMLNWAQWWDELLRDLILLPRKQGQGLATCNPEALWMHLTAQHDWLKITSWIEECEPNHSSCGQSKWPPLTASIVDQNTLCSGYMRNDILNKLARNGIFVLSELEDFELLLQRLVSLGGVLQNPHPVPKYSTASGLDFHARFVLHCLEHNLQYMLYTYLDYYSLTPSNCPILDDKELHEAHPWFEFLVQCRGVASNPRDPKMIFQASLANAQILIPSNQASVSSMLLEGRTLLALATTMYAPGGIDQVLQNEDTEKPLKKVDPQLLKMALSPYPKLRAALFPPCTSHGILPSDISLYHLVQSLVPFDPSKLFGWQSTNTLAVSDASSDLPHFSSPELVNKYAIMERLDFLYYLRHGRPSFAFGTFLVQQLVKSKSPKQLIQQAGNEAFLLGLSFFNTPSVAAACVCFLELLGLSSLKLRVDIKVANMIFSYRTRNEESQHNQIRESLVEQLMRLADGEKAATEEVLKSLEEAFWDSIEHQGIKRTSSDSRRQWSLVMQFCKLHTTKLSTSYLKECAKSNDWLQFIIQAQLYSYKPDEVTSVLEGFAPVIQHHLMLALEKSPLLHGAAGGPEGSTGSRHADGLFQILFRCQEGPSASCHLLAEGLRDHAPILSVLAACFPEADIIHCLCVWIITSVDNVTRSEATKHIQSSVENHKWDLHDLSLIWKVFLRKQKCQTLIRGFQLFLKDSPLLHILEMYDLCMNCKKYNEAKTKLDEFQKLLTNLKSGDGPAASQVPVQWLESQALFLLELMLQQCRTEYELGKLLQLLAATDDLLLAGPHVKKLCALSEILKGSSVSINPSMLTRFSPETFQNECRSILEQLQEKGMFSLARKVAVLAELPADSVVTREILRDLHLLRDMGEWDQDQIRIKFWKKCNDSFMKNSISSQAASDFFLNQANVVVESSVQEKIKSITERHLLLTLAGHWLAKDVSMALDKLEEIEKEIWICRITQQTLSADEGSGRSRCSSCAAVNGDFTFDNLAKEFSFSKLPALNTPNYLKVEGLEFRECQQTLAGDEEAALRFLLGCLLDEGSVHEASRVCRYFHFYSRDVSLVLHCRALASGEADLDKLHTDIQALVAAEKTQESSASQQSRVPSTSSLEDWTHIADPSLDDQIVLSLKALTDECVHGRNYCRQVLCLYELSKELNCSYSEMSALDPEKVLRAILSSQQAERCRRAQAFITTQGLQPETVAELVAKEVVQELLASSEGKGQKQVSNPAAESQAFLQLAKLCQDHTLVGMKLLEKISSVPRGELSCITELLILAHNCFSLTCHMEGITRVLQAARLLTDEHLAPNDEYGLMVRLLTGIGRYNEMTYIFELLHEKHYFEVLMRKKLDPSGTLKTALLDYIKRCRPGDSEKHNMIALCFSMCREIGENHEAAACIQLKLIESQPWEGRRAGECSCGSLHCSVTPTDVALAGRGPHLHPAVHLPALVGLFQGAEVLAVTGM
- the LOC100549373 gene encoding spatacsin isoform X2, encoding MLNWAQWWDELLRDLILLPRKQGQGLATCNPEALWMHLTAQHDWLKITSWIEECEPNHSSCGQSKWPPLTASIVDQNTLCSGYMRNDILNKLARNGIFVLSELEDFELLLQRLVSLGGVLQNPHPVPKYSTASGLDFHARFVLHCLEHNLQYMLYTYLDYYSLTPSNCPILDDKELHEAHPWFEFLVQCRGVASNPRDPKMIFQASLANAQILIPSNQASVSSMLLEGRTLLALATTMYAPGGIDQVLQNEDTEKPLKKVDPQLLKMALSPYPKLRAALFPPCTSHGILPSDISLYHLVQSLVPFDPSKLFGWQSTNTLAVSDASSDLPHFSSPELVNKYAIMERLDFLYYLRHGRPSFAFGTFLVQQLVKSKSPKQLIQQAGNEAFLLGLSFFNTPSVAAACVCFLELLGLSSLKLRVDIKVANMIFSYRTRNEESQHNQIRESLVEQLMRLADGEKAATEEVLKSLEEAFWDSIEHQGIKRTSSDSRRQWSLVMQFCKLHTTKLSTSYLKECAKSNDWLQFIIQAQLYSYKPDEVTSVLEGFAPVIQHHLMLALEKSPLLHGAAGGPEGSTGSRHADGLFQILFRCQEGPSASCHLLAEGLRDHAPILSVLAACFPEADIIHCLCVWIITSVDNVTRSEATKHIQSSVENHKWDLHDLSLIWKVFLRKQKCQTLIRGFQLFLKDSPLLHILEMYDLCMNCKKYNEAKTKLDEFQKLLTNLKSGDGPAASQVPVQWLESQALFLLELMLQQCRTEYELGKLLQLLAATDDLLLAGPHVKKLCALSEILKGSSVSINPSMLTRFSPETFQNECRSILEQLQEKGMFSLARKVAVLAELPADSVVTREILRDLHLLRDMGEWDQDQIRIKFWKKCNDSFMKNSISSQAASDFFLNQANVVVESSVQEKIKSITERHLLLTLAGHWLAKDVSMALDKLEEIEKEIWICRITQQTLSADEGSGRSRCSSCAAVNGDFTFDNLAKEFSFSKLPALNTPNYLKVEGLEFRECQQTLAGDEEAALRFLLGCLLDEGSVHEASRVCRYFHFYSRDVSLVLHCRALASGEADLDKLHTDIQALVAAEKTQESSASQQSRVPSTSSLEDWTHIADPSLDDQIVLSLKALTDECVHGRNYCRQVLCLYELSKELNCSYSEMSALDPEKVLRAILSSQQAERCRRAQAFITTQGLQPETVAELVAKEVVQELLASSEGKGQKQVSNPAAESQAFLQLAKLCQDHTLVGMKLLEKISSVPRGELSCITELLILAHNCFSLTCHMEGITRVLQAARLLTDEHLAPNDEYGLMVRLLTGIGRYNEMTYIFELLHEKHYFEVLMRKKLDPSGTLKTALLDYIKRCRPGDSEKHNMIALCFSMCREIGENHEAAACIQLKLIESQPWEESLQDVANLKKLLMKALTLFIDAAESYSKDSCVRQALRCRRLTKLITLQLHFLSTGQSTMLINRSRQNLMECIVSLPRFYQAAVVAEAYEFVPDWAEVLYQQVIAKGDFTYLEEFKQQRLLKPALFEEIAKKCKQHPPTDGALRNLKRLLAYCEDISTYYRLAYDNKFYDVVNMLLKDAQTGCCLNDMLSN